Proteins encoded in a region of the Pseudopipra pipra isolate bDixPip1 chromosome 18, bDixPip1.hap1, whole genome shotgun sequence genome:
- the LOC135424016 gene encoding macrophage migration inhibitory factor-like, with protein sequence MPKFIVNTNISKDKIPESFTGELTQQLSKALDKPAQYLAIQISPDQMMSFGGSTDPCAICFLYSIGKIGEQENKVYSKLLCDLLNKELKIPSERIYVSFFNISPGNVGWNNNTFA encoded by the exons ATGCCTAAATTCATTGTTAACACAAATATAAGCAAGGATAAGATTCCAGAATCTTTTACAGGGGAGCTGACCCAACAGTTATCAAAAGCATTGGACAAACCAGCACAG TATCTAGCAATACAGATCTCTCCTGATCAGATGATGTCCTTCGGTGGCTCCACAGACCCTTGTGCTATATGCTTTCTCTACAGCATTGGCAAGATAGGGGAGCAGGAGAACAAGGTCTACTCCAAATTGCTTTGTGATCTGCTGAACAAAGAGCTGAAAATACCATCTGAGAG AATCTACGTCAGCTTCTTCAACATCAGCCCTGGCAACGTAGGCTGGAACAACAACACCTTTGCTTGA
- the LOC135423997 gene encoding solute carrier family 2, facilitated glucose transporter member 11-like isoform X2 — protein sequence MAASFSSLVQFRGLYQMILVLGIGGSFPYGFHISVINYPSVHIRKFINETWIERHGSPLHPETIMLLWSFIVSVYGIGGFLGSLFCTYVTTKYRKKKCQIFTNLIMLAAALFMAFSKTAKSFEMILVGRLLYGIGSGFSMNIHPQYVGEISPKKLRGFANSTVSVFLTLGKLTGQVIGLREILGSEALWPWLLASSGLSALVQLVTLPFFPDSPSYLLIQKGNEEACRKAIRKLWGEGDHQAEIDDIMKEKGAMGSTKTLRVLEVIQERSLRWQLYFMMTVMTTLQLCGINAIYFYSFEVFHTAKFEEYLIPYASLGIGLCECLSSILCSTLIDRFGRKVLLWRGYTLMCSVLALLTMTLSLQHRFFWMHYFSIILIFLFVVFYGSGPSGASVAVMVEIFSQSYRPSAFLIVGCINWMGLFILGMIFPLLVDNLGPFCFLIFLAILALSAIFIYLYLPETKGKSIMEIKAEFNKLNFGKKETSFTENNFPKEQLACTKL from the exons ATGGCTgcctccttctccagcctg GTTCAGTTCCGGGGATTATATCAAATGATCTTAGTGCTGGGAATTGGTGGTAGCTTCCCATATGGATTCCACATTTCTGTAATCAACTATCCTTCTGTG CACATCAGGAAGTTTATTAACGAAACGTGGATCGAGAGACACGGCTCCCCCCTCCATCCCGAGACAATCATGCTGCTGTGGTCCTTCATTGTGTCTGTTTATGGGATAGGAGGGTTCCTGGGATCCCTCTTCTGTACCTACGTGACTACAAAATACAGGAA aaaaaagtgCCAAATATTCACCAACCTGATCATGCTGGCAGCTGCACTTTTCATGGCCTTCAGTAAAACAGCCAAATCCTTTGAGATGATTCTGGTTGGGCGCCTTCTCTACGGCATTGGTTCAG GTTTTTCTATGAATATCCATCCTCAGTATGTAGGAGAGATTTCACCCAAGAAGCTGCGTGGATTTGCCAACTCCACCgtttctgtttttctgaccCTGGGAAAACTCACAGGACAGGTCATTGGACTACG GGAGATTTTAGGAAGCGAAGCTTTGTGGCCATGGTTGTTAGCATCTAGTGGACTTTCAGCATTGGTTCAACTGGTTACCCTCCCATTTTTCCCCGATTCACCATCCTACCTCCTGATACAGAAGGGTAATGAGGAAGCCTGCAGGAAAG CCATCAGGAAGCTCTGGGGGGAAGGAGACCACCAAGCAGAAATCGATGACATTATGAAGGAGAAGGGTGCAATGGGGAGCACGAAAACCTTGCGTGTCCTCGAGGTGATCCAAGAGCGATCTTTGCGCTGGCAGCTTTACTTCATGATGACTGTTATGACCAccctgcagctctgtggaaTCAATGCA ATATACTTCTACTCTTTTGAAGTGTTCCACACAGCCAAGTTTGAAGAATACCTTATCCCATATGCATCCCTGGGAATTGGGTTGTGTGAATGCTTATCCTCTATACTGTGT agcaCCCTCATAGACCGGTTTGGGAGGAAGGTGCTGCTTTGGAGAGGATACACACTGATGTGTTCTGTGCTAGCACTGCTTACCATgaccctgtccctgcag CATCGTTTTTTCTGGATGCATTACTTCAGCATTATCCTGATCTTCCTCTTCGTTGTCTTCTATGGAAGTGGACCAT ctggaGCCTCTGTAGCTGTCATGGTTGAAATCTTCAGCCAGTCATACAGACCATCAGCCTTTCTGATTGTTGGCTGTATCAACTGGATGGGACTGTTCATACTTGGGATGATTTTTCCACTGCTTGTT GATAACCTTGGACCCTTCTGCTTCCTCATCTTTTTGGCAATTCTTGCTTTATCAGCAATTTTCATTTACCTGTATCTTCCTGAGACCAAGGGAAAGTCAAtcatggaaataaaagcagagttCAACAAACTAAActttgggaaaaaagaaacctcCTTCACTGAAAATAACTTTCCTAAGGAACAGTTGGCTTGCACGAAGCTCTGA
- the LOC135423997 gene encoding solute carrier family 2, facilitated glucose transporter member 11-like isoform X1, giving the protein MEHFMFALQVQFRGLYQMILVLGIGGSFPYGFHISVINYPSVHIRKFINETWIERHGSPLHPETIMLLWSFIVSVYGIGGFLGSLFCTYVTTKYRKKKCQIFTNLIMLAAALFMAFSKTAKSFEMILVGRLLYGIGSGFSMNIHPQYVGEISPKKLRGFANSTVSVFLTLGKLTGQVIGLREILGSEALWPWLLASSGLSALVQLVTLPFFPDSPSYLLIQKGNEEACRKAIRKLWGEGDHQAEIDDIMKEKGAMGSTKTLRVLEVIQERSLRWQLYFMMTVMTTLQLCGINAIYFYSFEVFHTAKFEEYLIPYASLGIGLCECLSSILCSTLIDRFGRKVLLWRGYTLMCSVLALLTMTLSLQHRFFWMHYFSIILIFLFVVFYGSGPSGASVAVMVEIFSQSYRPSAFLIVGCINWMGLFILGMIFPLLVDNLGPFCFLIFLAILALSAIFIYLYLPETKGKSIMEIKAEFNKLNFGKKETSFTENNFPKEQLACTKL; this is encoded by the exons ATGGAACATTTTATGTTTGCTTTGCAGGTTCAGTTCCGGGGATTATATCAAATGATCTTAGTGCTGGGAATTGGTGGTAGCTTCCCATATGGATTCCACATTTCTGTAATCAACTATCCTTCTGTG CACATCAGGAAGTTTATTAACGAAACGTGGATCGAGAGACACGGCTCCCCCCTCCATCCCGAGACAATCATGCTGCTGTGGTCCTTCATTGTGTCTGTTTATGGGATAGGAGGGTTCCTGGGATCCCTCTTCTGTACCTACGTGACTACAAAATACAGGAA aaaaaagtgCCAAATATTCACCAACCTGATCATGCTGGCAGCTGCACTTTTCATGGCCTTCAGTAAAACAGCCAAATCCTTTGAGATGATTCTGGTTGGGCGCCTTCTCTACGGCATTGGTTCAG GTTTTTCTATGAATATCCATCCTCAGTATGTAGGAGAGATTTCACCCAAGAAGCTGCGTGGATTTGCCAACTCCACCgtttctgtttttctgaccCTGGGAAAACTCACAGGACAGGTCATTGGACTACG GGAGATTTTAGGAAGCGAAGCTTTGTGGCCATGGTTGTTAGCATCTAGTGGACTTTCAGCATTGGTTCAACTGGTTACCCTCCCATTTTTCCCCGATTCACCATCCTACCTCCTGATACAGAAGGGTAATGAGGAAGCCTGCAGGAAAG CCATCAGGAAGCTCTGGGGGGAAGGAGACCACCAAGCAGAAATCGATGACATTATGAAGGAGAAGGGTGCAATGGGGAGCACGAAAACCTTGCGTGTCCTCGAGGTGATCCAAGAGCGATCTTTGCGCTGGCAGCTTTACTTCATGATGACTGTTATGACCAccctgcagctctgtggaaTCAATGCA ATATACTTCTACTCTTTTGAAGTGTTCCACACAGCCAAGTTTGAAGAATACCTTATCCCATATGCATCCCTGGGAATTGGGTTGTGTGAATGCTTATCCTCTATACTGTGT agcaCCCTCATAGACCGGTTTGGGAGGAAGGTGCTGCTTTGGAGAGGATACACACTGATGTGTTCTGTGCTAGCACTGCTTACCATgaccctgtccctgcag CATCGTTTTTTCTGGATGCATTACTTCAGCATTATCCTGATCTTCCTCTTCGTTGTCTTCTATGGAAGTGGACCAT ctggaGCCTCTGTAGCTGTCATGGTTGAAATCTTCAGCCAGTCATACAGACCATCAGCCTTTCTGATTGTTGGCTGTATCAACTGGATGGGACTGTTCATACTTGGGATGATTTTTCCACTGCTTGTT GATAACCTTGGACCCTTCTGCTTCCTCATCTTTTTGGCAATTCTTGCTTTATCAGCAATTTTCATTTACCTGTATCTTCCTGAGACCAAGGGAAAGTCAAtcatggaaataaaagcagagttCAACAAACTAAActttgggaaaaaagaaacctcCTTCACTGAAAATAACTTTCCTAAGGAACAGTTGGCTTGCACGAAGCTCTGA
- the LOC135424000 gene encoding solute carrier family 2, facilitated glucose transporter member 11-like, protein MTGFLSDLVQYQGLFQMIAVLGIGGTFQIGFQISTLTYMSQHVKVFINETWLERYGYPIQQDNLLFLWSIIVSIFGIGGLLGSSGSRYLAVKYGKKKCLLCNNLLMMVAASIMGCSKTAQSFEMILIGRFMCGISAGLCVPLHHQYVGEISPKKLRGFANSTSSFFWSLGKAIGQILGQRELLGSQSLWPMLMASCGFPALFQLVTLPFFPESPPYLLMQKEDQEGCKKAIRQLWGEGHHQAEIDDIMKEKATMKNTKILSVLELVKEPAFRWQLYMTIILTATVQLCGINAIYFYTSEVLQAAGFDERMVSYMTLSVGLSELVAAVVCSSIIERLGRKTLIRGGYWIMGSLLACITVTLSLQDWYFWMPYCSLCLIILFAVVFAVGPGGATVSTRAEIFTLSCRPPAFVIGGVLNWLGVFVVGTTFPFIVERLKHFCFLIFMGVLFTSGMFVHLFLPETKGKSIIEITEEFNKLNFKNKHVPTAPNHVTEDHTFCTRL, encoded by the exons ATGACCGGCTTCCTATCAGACCTG GTGCAGTACCAGGGGCTCTTTCAAATGATCGCTGTCCTGGGGATCGGTGGAACATTCCAAATTGGCTTTCAGATTTCTACCCTGACCTACATGTCTCAG cATGTAAAGGTTTTCATTAATGAAACTTGGCTGGAGCGATATGGCTACCCCATCCAGCAGGATAACCTCCTGTTCCTATGGTCCATCATCGTGTCCATCTTTGGTATAGGAGGTCTCTTGGGTTCTTCAGGAAGTAGATACCTCGCTGTCAAATATGGCAA AAAGAAATGTCTCTTGTGCAACAACCTGCTCATGATGGTGGCAGCATCTATCATGGGCTGCAGTAAAACAGCCCAGTCCTTTGAGATGATTCTGATTGGGCGCTTCATGTGTGGAATAAGTGCAG GCCTTTGTGTCCCTCTACATCATCAATATGTTGGAGAAATTTCCCCTAAGAAGCTACGTGGATTTGCAAACTCTACTTCCTCTTTCTTTTGGTCACTGGGAAAAGCCATAGGGCAAATTTTAGGACAAAG ggagctgctgggcagcCAGTCCCTGTGGCCCATGCTGATGGCTTCCTGTGGATTTCCAGCACTGTTTCAGCTGGTCAcgcttcccttcttccctgagTCCCCACCATATCTCCTCATGCAAAAAGAAGACCAGGAAGGCTGCAAAAAAG CCATAAGGCAGCTTTGGGGTGAAGGCCATCACCAAGCAGAGATTGATGACATCATGAAAGAGAAGGCAACAATGAAAAACACCAAGATCTTGAGTGTCCTGGAACTAGTGAAAGAACCAGCTTTCCGTTGGCAGCTGTACATGACAATTATTCTGACCGCCACAGTTCAGCTATGTGGCATCAATGCA atttatttttatacttctgAAGTCCTCCAGGCTGCTGGCTTTGATGAAAGAATGGTCTCCTATATGACCCTCTCTGTTGGACTCTCTGAACTAGTAGCTGCTGTAGTCTGT AGCTCCATCATTGAGCGACTGGGCAGGAAAACGCTCATTAGAGGAGGCTATTGGATCATGGGTTCCCTGCTGGCTTGTATCACCGTGACTCTCTCCCTACAG gacTGGTATTTCTGGATGCCATACTGCAGCCTGTGCCTCATTATcctgtttgcagttgtttttgCAGTTGGGCCAG GTGGTGCCACAGTTTCCACCAGGGCTGAAATCTTCACGCTGTCCTGCAGACCACCTGCCTTCGTGATCGGCGGGGTTCTCAACTGGCTGGGAGTGTTCGTGGTGGGGACAACCTTCCCGTTCATCGTG GAAAGACTCAAGCACTTCTGCTTCCTCATCTTTATGGGGGTACTTTTCACTTCAGGGATGTTTGTCCACCTGTTCCTTCCAGAAACAAAAGGGAAATCAATCATAGAAATCACAGAAGAATTCAATAAgctaaactttaaaaataagcatgttCCAACAGCTCCAAATCATGTCACAGAGGATCACACCTTCTGCACCAGGCTTTGA